Proteins from a genomic interval of Lacticaseibacillus pabuli:
- a CDS encoding head-tail connector protein, with translation MLTLEQAKTSLRVSQNADDAMIQNFIDTAQEYVIGAVNSAKTIDDFKDNNRFDLAVLLLVGYWYDSRGDNSAPWIPDAALSLIQQIRGDSYGTD, from the coding sequence ATGCTAACTTTAGAGCAGGCTAAAACGTCTTTACGCGTATCACAGAACGCAGATGACGCGATGATTCAAAACTTCATTGATACGGCGCAAGAATATGTCATTGGTGCCGTAAATTCAGCTAAGACGATTGATGACTTCAAGGACAACAACCGCTTTGACCTGGCTGTATTGCTGCTTGTCGGCTACTGGTATGATAGTCGCGGCGACAACAGCGCCCCGTGGATTCCAGACGCTGCCCTATCACTCATTCAACAGATTAGGGGTGATAGCTATGGCACTGATTAA
- a CDS encoding phage head closure protein, producing the protein MALINKPSDLNIQIDIGTHDTGCNSAGVPVETFVKLFTTWAQLRTQYLSDLAKIQGTVLEDTSTFVVRHEQPQTITSKMYIQYGGAEYKITDVNADTQEFEWDTIIAKAVNETSKK; encoded by the coding sequence ATGGCACTGATTAACAAGCCAAGCGACTTAAATATTCAGATTGATATTGGCACGCACGATACAGGTTGCAATTCTGCGGGGGTTCCAGTTGAGACGTTCGTTAAACTGTTTACCACATGGGCACAGCTACGAACGCAATACCTGTCTGACTTGGCAAAAATTCAAGGCACCGTGCTAGAAGATACATCAACATTCGTTGTGCGTCATGAGCAGCCGCAAACTATCACCAGTAAAATGTACATTCAGTACGGCGGCGCGGAGTACAAAATTACTGACGTGAACGCGGATACGCAAGAGTTTGAGTGGGATACAATCATAGCAAAGGCAGTCAATGAAACCTCAAAAAAGTAG